The sequence below is a genomic window from Curtobacterium sp. MCPF17_002.
ATCACCAAGGCGCTCGAGCGCTACCCGGCCGAGTCGGCGGGCCCCGGTGACATCGTCGCCGTCGCCGGTTTCGACACGATCACCATCGGTGAGACCCTGACCGACCCCGAGGACGTCCGTCCGCTGCCGACCATCACGGTCGACGACCCGGCGATCTCGATGACGATCGGCACGAACACCTCGCCGCTCGTCGGCAAGGTCAAGGGCCACAAGCTCACGGCGCGCATGGTCAAGGACCGCCTCGACCGCGAGCTCATCGGCAACGTCTCGCTCAAGGTCCTCGACATCGGTCGTCCGGACGCGTGGGAGGTCCAGGGTCGCGGCGAGCTCGCGCTGGCCATCCTCGTCGAGCAGATGCGTCGTGAGGGCTTCGAGCTCACGGTCGGCAAGCCGCAGGTCGTCACCAAGCGTGACGACAACGGCAAGCTCCTGGAGCCGTACGAGCACATGACGATCGACACGCCGGAGGAGTACCTCGGCGCGATCACGCAGCTCATGGCCGCCCGCAAGGGCCGCATGGAGAACATGACGAACCACGGCACCGGCTGGGTGCGCATGGAGTTCATCGTCCCGTCGCGCGGCCTCATCGGCTTCCGCACGTCGTTCCTCACCGAGACCCGCGGTACCGGCATCGCGAACGCGATCTCGCACGGCTACGACGAGTGGGCCGGCCCGATCCAGACCCGTGTCAACGGCTCGATCGTGTCCGACCGCTCCGGTGTCGTCACCCCGTTCGCGATCACGAACCTCCAGGAGCGGATGACGTTCTTCGTCAACCCGACCGAAGAGGTCTACGAGGGCATGGTCATCGGCGAGAACTCGCGCGCCGACGACATGGACGTCAACATCACGAAGGAGAAGAAGCTCACGAACATGCGTTCGGCGAACGCTGACACCTTCGAGTCGATGACGCCGCCCCGCCAGCTCTCGCTGGAGGAGTGCCTCGAGTTCGCCCGCGAGGACGAGTGCGTCGAGGTCACCCCGGCCGTCGTCCGGATCCGCAA
It includes:
- the typA gene encoding translational GTPase TypA gives rise to the protein MALATRSDLRNVAIVAHVDHGKTTLVDAMLTQTNSFDAHFEGEDRMMDSNDLEREKGITILAKNTSVLYNGKHASEFGADGPITINVIDTPGHADFGGEVERGLSMVDGVVLLVDASEGPLPQTRFVLRKALAAKLPVILLVNKTDRPDSRIDEVVSESQDLLLGLASDLSDEVDDLDLDAILDVPVVYASGRNGAASRNKPNDGELPDNDDLEPLFEAILQHVPAPKYDDEHPLQAHVTNLDASPFLGRLALLRIFHGTMKKGQTVAWVKHDGTVVNARITELLITKALERYPAESAGPGDIVAVAGFDTITIGETLTDPEDVRPLPTITVDDPAISMTIGTNTSPLVGKVKGHKLTARMVKDRLDRELIGNVSLKVLDIGRPDAWEVQGRGELALAILVEQMRREGFELTVGKPQVVTKRDDNGKLLEPYEHMTIDTPEEYLGAITQLMAARKGRMENMTNHGTGWVRMEFIVPSRGLIGFRTSFLTETRGTGIANAISHGYDEWAGPIQTRVNGSIVSDRSGVVTPFAITNLQERMTFFVNPTEEVYEGMVIGENSRADDMDVNITKEKKLTNMRSANADTFESMTPPRQLSLEECLEFAREDECVEVTPAVVRIRKVELDAQARQRSYARLKRQDA